The proteins below come from a single Malus domestica chromosome 03, GDT2T_hap1 genomic window:
- the LOC103418916 gene encoding uncharacterized protein — MGNKPAKQEREEVLLKVVPPLDCAYVRWLARDLERTHGFTPVNPRAVKPPEHYVEYMHLNGWLDVDLGDPDLAHLFK; from the coding sequence ATGGGAAACAAGCCTGCGAAGCAAGAAAGGGAAGAGGTCTTGTTGAAAGTTGTTCCTCCGTTGGACTGTGCGTATGTTAGGTGGCTTGCTCGCGATCTTGAGAGGACTCATGGCTTTACACCAGTGAACCCTCGTGCGGTGAAGCCACCAGAACATTATGTTGAGTACATGCATTTGAATGGCTGGTTGGATGTAGACTTGGGTGATCCTGATCTAGCCCATTTATTCAAATAG
- the LOC103426016 gene encoding phosphoribosylglycinamide formyltransferase, chloroplastic-like — MEAQRLLSGFCSTSPIPNAETQFFVKYPSPSSSTTSFAQSHKWVSFKARPLSTKLIKCTNTTHTETAEVVVSSDSYSQDSIGGILRKKLAVFVSGGGSNFRSIHEACLNGSILGDVVILVASKQGCGGADYARDKSLPVIVFPKTKLEPDGISPADLVATLRGLEVDFVLLAGYLKLIPVELIQAYPISILNIHPSLLPAFGGKGNYGMKVHKAVIASGARYSGPTIHFVDEHYDTGRILAQRVVPVLAKDTAEELAARVLREEHALYVEVTKALCEERIIWREDGVPIIRSKENPAEYS; from the exons ATGGAAGCTCAGCGTCTGCTTTCTGGGTTTTGCTCAACATCGCCGATTCCAAATGCCGAAACCCAATTCTTCGTCAAATATCCCTCCCCTTCTTCTTCCACCACATCTTTTGCTCAATCCCACAAATGGGTCTCCTTCAAAGCTCGCCCTTTGTCTACCAAGTTAATAAAGTGCACGAacaccacacacacagagacagcTGAGGTGGTGGTTTCTTCGGATTCATACAGTCAAGATTCGATAGGTGGGATTCTGCGGAAAAAGCTTGCGGTTTTTGTCTCCGGCGGTGGCTCCAATTTCCGGTCAATCCATGAAGCGTGTCTTAACGGTTCAATTCTCGGAGACGTTGTCATTTTGGTCGCAAGTAAACAAG GTTGCGGAGGTGCCGACTATGCAAGAGATAAGAGCCTCCCGGTTATAGTGTTCCCCAAAACTAAACTTGAGCCCGATGGAATATCTCCGGCTGACCTTGTTGCTACCCTTAG GGGATTGGAGGTTGACTTTGTCCTCCTGGCTGGTTACTTGAAACTTATACCGGTAGAGTTGATACAAGCTTATCCCATATCCATACTGAACATCCATCCCTCACTCCTACCAGCATTTGGAGGCAAAGGTAATTACGGTATGAAGGTCCACAAAGCAGTCATTGCTTCTGGGGCAAG ATACTCAGGCCCTACAATACATTTTGTTGATGAGCACTATGATACAGGACGTATCCTTGCTCAAAGAGTTGTCCCTGTGCTTGCTAAGGACACTGCCGAGGAGCTGGCAGCAAGGGTTCTTAGGGAG GAGCACGCCTTATATGTGGAAGTAACAAAAGCGTTATGTGAAGAACGGATAATTTGGAGGGAGGACGGTGTTCCTATCATCCGAAGCAAAGAAAATCCCGCTGAATACAGCTAG